One stretch of Gopherus flavomarginatus isolate rGopFla2 chromosome 2, rGopFla2.mat.asm, whole genome shotgun sequence DNA includes these proteins:
- the VIRMA gene encoding protein virilizer homolog isoform X1 — MAADTATELLFLDTFKHQSAEQSTNIDVVRFPCVVYINEVRVIPPGVRAHTSLPDNRAYGETSPHTFQLDLFFNNVSKPSAPVFDRLGSLDYDENSSIIFRPNAKVNTDGLVLRGWYNCLTLAIYGSVDRVISHDRDSPPPPPPPPPPPQQQPGLKRNPKHVDGEKEDQFNGSPPRPQPRGPRTPPGPPPPDDDEDEPMPVTVAGEKEDDVDHREDYFEPISPDRTSVHQEGQYSDEGEVEEEQPEEGEDEEEDVDVEEDEEEDEEDGHTVESIPEEEDEEEEEEDEEEEEEEGEEEEEEGEGDDGYEQISSDEDGIADLERETFKYPSFDIEYTPEDLASVPPVTYEPYERELGPLLYFNCPYKTIFEVEVGKIKDQDPDKENSGAVEASVKLIELLELYQEERGAKWVTALEEIPNLITKGLSFLQVKNTTQDYITQLVDWTMQALNLQVALRQPIALNVRQLKAGTKLVSSLAECGTQGIMGLLHSGVINALFELLFADHVSSSLKLNAFKALDSVISMTEGMEMFLRGGLEVHEKSGYQKLLELILLDQTVRVVTAGSAILQKCHFYEILSDIKKLGDHLAENTPPLPNHMESEQEPDLGLERTNPEYENDVEAPMDMDHLLESSNISEGEVEKLISLLDELFHLMETAPHTMIQPPVKSFPTMARITGPPERDDPYPVLFRYLHSHHFLESITLLLSIPITSAHPGVLQAVRDVLKFLGQSQKGLLFFLSEYEATNLLIRALCQFSDPDQEEGLQSDGGSDDAFALWLLHSTQTLQCISELFCHFQRCTASEETDHSDLLGTFHNLYLITFNPVGRSAVAHVFSLEKNLQSLITLMEYYSKEAIGDSKSKKSVAYNYACILVLLVVQSSSDVQMLEQYSAPLLKLCKADENNTKLQELCKWLEPLKNLRFEINCIPNLIEYIKQNIDSLMTQEGVGLLTALRVLCHVACPPPPVEGQQKDLKWNLAVIQLFSAEGMDTFIRVLQKLNSILIQPWRLHVNMGTTLHRVTTISMARCTLNLLKTMLTELLRGGSFEFKDMRVPSALVSLHMLLCSIPLSGRLDSDEQKIQNDIIDILLTFTQGVNEKLTISEETLANNTWSLMLKEVLSSILRIPEGFFSGLILLSELLPLPLPMQTTQVIEPHDISVALNTRKLWSMHLHVQAKLLQEIVRSFSGSTCQPIQHMLRRICVQLCDLASPTALLIMRTVLDLVVEDLQSSTEDKEKQYTGQTTRLLALLDALASHKACKLAILHLVNGTIKGDEKYAEVFQELLALMRSTGDNVIHQQCAEYVTSILQSLCDQDIALILPSSSEGSVSELEQLSNSLPSKELMSLICDCLMETLANAETSYNCLLTCIRTMMFLTEHDYGFYHLKSSLRKRNHALYTVSKRVISIFSKDTGELASSFLDFMRQILNSDTLGCCGDDGSLMEVDGSHPARTLGLTTAELKHLLQNKEETPENLLIELEKHVLEHSKEDDSLESLLDNVAGLRQMLESAGDPCPLSDQDVEPVLSAPDSLQNLFNNRTTYVLADMMDDQLKSMWFSPFQAEEIDTDLDMVKVDLIELSEKGCSDFDLQAELERSFLSEPSSPGRTKTTKGFKLGKHKHETFITSSGKSEYIEPAKRAHVVPPPRGRGRGGFGQGIRPHDIFRQRKQNTSRPPSMHVDDFVAAESKEVVPPDGIPQPKRPPKVSQKISSRGGFSGNRGGRGAFHSQNRFFTPPASKGNYNRREGARGSSWSAQNTPRGTYNESRGGQSNFNRGPLPPLRPLSSAGYRPSPRDRASRGRGGIGPSWASANSGGSGGSRGKFVSGGSGRGRHVRSFTR, encoded by the exons GTCAACACGGATGGATTGGTCCTAAGAGGCTGGTACAACTGTCTGACATTAGCAATATATGGATCAGTTGATAGGGTAATAAGTCATGACAGAGattctcctccaccccctccaccaccacctcctcctccccagcaacAACCAGGTTTGAAAAGAAACCCAAAACATG ttGATGGGGAGAAAGAAGATCAGTTCAATGGGAGCCCTCCAAGACCACAGCCCAGGGGACCAAGGACTCCTCCAGGCCCTCCACCTCctgatgatgatgaagatgagCCCATGCCTGTGACAG TGGCTGGGGAAAAGGAAGATGATGTTGATCACAGGGAGGACTACTTTGAGCCAATTTCTCCTGATCGAACATCCGTTCACCAAGAAGGCCAGTACTCTGATGAAGGGGAGGTAGAGGAGGAGCAGCCAGAAGAaggggaggatgaggaggaagaTGTGGATGTtgaggaagatgaggaagaggacgAGGAGGATGGCCATACAGTAGAGAGTATTCCTGAGGAGgaagacgaggaggaggaggaggaagatgaggaagaggaagaagaggaaggtgaggaggaggaggaggagggtgaag GTGATGATGGCTATGAGCAGATTTCAAGTGATGAAGATGGAATTGCTGATCTGGAACGTGAAACATTTAAGTATCCAAGCTTTGATATTGAATATACTCCTGAGGATCTAGCCTCAGTGCCACCTGTGACATATGAGCCTTATGAAAGAGAGCTTGGACCTCTTTTGTACTTTAATTGTCCTTACAAGACCATATTTGAGGTTGAAGTTGGTAAGATAAAGGATCAAGATCCAGACAAGGAAAATTCAGGGGCAGTGGAAGCCTCAGTTAAGCTAATTGAACTCCTGGAATTATATCAGGAAGAAAGGGGTGCAAAGTGGGTCACAGCTTTAGAAGAAATTCCAAATTTAATAACAAAAGGACTAAGCTTCCTGCAAGTGAAGAACACAACACAGGACTATATTACCCAGTTAGTAGATTGGACAATGCAGGCTTTAAACTTACAGGTAGCTCTCAGGCAGCCTATTGCTTTGAATGTCCGACAGCTTAAAGCTGGAACAAAATTGGTGTCATCGCTAGCAGAATGTGGGACTCAGGGAATCATGGGACTCTTGCATTCAGGAGTTATTAATGCATTATTTGAATTGTTATTTGCAGATCATGTTTCATCTTCCCTTAAACTTAATGCTTTTAAAGCTTTAGATAGTGTTATCAGCATGACTGAGGGAATGGAAATGTTTTTAAGAGGTGGGTTAGAGGTACATGAAAAAAGTGGTTATCAGAAACTCTTGGAGCTCATACTATTAGATCAGACTGTGAGAGTAGTCACTGCAGGTTCTGCAATTCTGCAGAAATGCCATTTCTATGAGATTCTGTCGGACATTAAAAAGCTTGGTGACCACTTAGCGGAGAATACTCCTCCCCTTCCTAATCATATGGAGTCTGAGCAGGAACCAGACCTTGGACTTGAGAGAACCAACCCAGAATATGAAAATGATGTGGAGGCACCTATGGATATGGATCATCTTTTGGAATCTTCTAATATCAGTGAAGGAGAAGTAGAAAAACTTATTAGCCTCTTAGATGAACTCTTTCATTTGATGGAGACTGCACCACATACAATGATTCAGCCACCAGTAAAATCTTTTCCAACAATGGCGCGCATTACAGGACCCCCAGAAAGGGATGATCCATATCCAGTCCTTTTCAG ATACCTTCATAGTCACCATTTCTTGGAATCTATCACCTTGCTACTATCCATTCCAATAACAAGTGCTCATCCTGGTGTGCTTCAGGCTGTCAGAGATGTGTTGAAGTTCCTGGGACAGTCACAAAAAGGTCTCCTCTTCTTCCTGTCTGAGTATGAAGCAACAAACCTGTTGATTAGGGCGCTGTGTCAGTTTTCTGATCCAGATCAAGAAGAAGGTCTCCAATCAGATGGTGGCAGTGATGATGCATTTGCTTTGTGGCTCCTGCATTCAACACAGACACTGCAGTGTATTTCAGAATTATTCTGCCATTTTCAGCGGTGCACAGCCAGTGAGGAAACTGACCATTCAGACCTCTTGGGAACATTTCATAACCTTTACCTGATTACTTTTAACCCTGTTGGAAGATCTGCTGTAGCTCATGTGTTCAGCCTTGAGAAGAACCTCCAAAGTCTTATTACTTTAATGGAATACTATTCCAAAGAAGCTATAGG TGATTCCAAGTCCAAGAAGTCGGTAGCCTATAATTATGCATGCATACTTGTTTTGCTGGTGGTTCAGTCTTCCAGTGATGTCCAAATGCTGGAACAGTACTCAGCGCCTTTATTGAAGCTTTGTAAGGCAGATGAAAATAACACCAAATTGCAAG AGCTCTGCAAGTGGCTTGaacctttgaaaaatcttagATTTGAAATTAATTGTATCCCAAATCTCATTGAATATATTAAACAG aATATTGATAGTTTGATGACCCAGGAAGGAGTTGGTCTTCTTACTGCACTCCGTGTTCTTTGTCATGTTGCATGCCCGCCACCTCCTGTTGAAG GTCAACAGAAGGATCTTAAATGGAACCTTGCAGTTATTCAGCTCTTTTCTGCTGAAGGAATGGACACCTTCATTCGGGTTCTGCAAAAGTTGAACAGTATTCTTATTCAGCCTTGGAGGCTCCATGTCAACATGGGAACCACACTTCATAGAGTTACTACCATTTCCATGGCACGATGTACACTTAATCTCCTTAAAACGATGTTAACTGAGCTCCTGAGAGGTGGATCTTTTGAATTTAAAGACATGCGTGTTCCTTCAGCACTTGTTTCTTTACATATGCTTCTGTGTTCTATCCCCCTCTCAGGCCGTTTAGATAGTGATGAACAAAAAATTCAGAATGACATTATTGATATTTTATTGACCTTTACCCAGGGAGTTAATGAAAAACTTACAATTTCAGAAGAAACTTTGGCCAATAATACTTGGTCTTTAATGTTAAAGGAGGTCCTCTCTTCAATTTTGCGAATTCCTGAAGGATTTTTCTCTGGACTTATACTGCTTTCAGAATTGCTGCCTCTTCCATTGCCCATGCAAACAACTCAG GTTATTGAACCACATGATATATCGGTGGCACTCAACACCAGAAAACTCTGGAGCATGCATCTCCATGTTCAGGCCAAATTGCTACAGGAAATAGTTCGATCATTCTCTGGTTCAACTTGTCAGCCTATTCAGCATATGCTGAGGCGTATCTGTGTTCAGTTGTGTGACTTGGCATCACCAACTGCTCTTCTTATCATGAGGACTGTTTTGGATCTGGTTGTAGAAGATCTACAAAG CAGTACAGAAGATAAAGAGAAACAGTACACTGGCCAGACTACCCGATTACTTGCTTTACTTGATGCCCTGGCTTCACACAAAGCTTGTAAATTAGCTATTTTGCATCTGGTTAATGGAACTATTAAAGGTGATGAGAAGTATGCAGAAGTGTTCCAGGAGCTGTTGGCTTTAATGAGATCTACTGGGGACAATGTTATTCACCAGCAATGTGCTGAATATGTAACATCCATTTTGCAGTCCCTCTGTGATCAG GACATAGCACTAATTTTGCCAAGTTCCTCAGAGGGATCTGTTTCTGAATTAGAACAGCTTTCCAATTCATTACCAAGCAAGGAATTGATGTCCTTAATCTGTGACTGTCTGATGGAAACACTTGCTAATGCAGAGACCAGTTATAATTGTCTCCTGACATGTATCAGGACAATGATGTTCCTTACAGAGCATGATTATGGATTCTACCACTTAAAGAG CTCTCTAAGAAAACGCAACCATGCTCTGTATACTGTATCAAAGCGAGTAATAAGTATCTTTAGTAAGGATACAGGTGAACTGGCTTCTTCTTTTTTGGATTTTATGAGACAAATTCTAAACTCCGACACACTG GGATGTTGTGGAGATGATGGAAGTCTTATGGAAGTAGATGGTTCCCATCCAGCCAGAACACTGGGTCTTACTACTGCAGAGTTAAAACATTTATTACAGAATAAAGAAGAAACTCCAGAAAATTTGCTCATTGAACTGGAGAAACATGTTTTG GAACATTCTAAAGAAGATGACAGCCTTGAATCCTTATTGGACAATGTAGCTGGACTTCGGCAGATGCTGGAATCAGCAGGCGATCCTTGTCCTCTGAGTGACCAAGATGTAGAACCAGTTCTTTCTGCACCAGACTCTCTCCAGAATCTGTTTAATAATAG GACAACATATGTGTTGGCAGATATGATGGATGACCAGCTGAAATCTATGTGGTTCTCACCATTCCAGGCTGAAGAAATTGACACTGATCTGGATATG GTAAAAGTTGACTTAATTGAACTGTCAGAGAAAGGCTGCAGTGACTTTGACTTGCAAGCAGAACTGGAGAGATCATTTTTGTCAGAACCTTCATCTCCTGGTAGGACGAAAACCACAAAAGGGTTTAAACTTGGCAAACACAAGCATGAGACGTTTATAACGTCAAG TGGAAAATCTGAGTACATTGAACCTGCAAAGAGAGCACATGTTGTGCCACCTCCTAGAGGAAGAGGCCGGGGAGGATTTGGACAAGGTATTCGACCACATGATATCTTTCGTCAAAGGAAACAGAATACAAGCAGACCACCTTCTATGCATGTGGACGATTTTGTTGCTGCAGAGAGCAAAGAAGTGGTCCCTCCAGATGGGATACCACAACCTAAAAGGCCACCAAAAGTATCCCAGAAGATATCTTCACGTGGCGGATTCTCAGGGAATCGTGGAGGACGGGGAGCTTTTCACAGTCAGAACAGATTCTTTACACCACCTGCTTCAAAAG GAAATTACAATCGTCGTGAAGGAGCCCGGGGTTCAAGCTGGAGTGCACAAAATACACCACGAGGCACCTACAATGAAAGCAGAGGGGGTCAAAGCAATTTTAATAGGGGCCCTCTGCCACCATTGAGGCCATTAAGTTCtgcag gCTATCGACCCAGTCCTCGTGATCGTGCTTCCAGAGGCCGTGGTGGAATTGGACCGTCTTGGGCGAGTGCTAATAGTGGTGGTAGCGGTGGCTCAAGAGGAAAGTTTGTTAGTGGAGGCAGTGGAAGAGGTCGTCATGTACGTTCCTTCACACGATAA
- the VIRMA gene encoding protein virilizer homolog isoform X2, translating into MAADTATELLFLDTFKHQSAEQSTNIDVVRFPCVVYINEVRVIPPGVRAHTSLPDNRAYGETSPHTFQLDLFFNNVSKPSAPVFDRLGSLDYDENSSIIFRPNAKVNTDGLVLRGWYNCLTLAIYGSVDRVISHDRDSPPPPPPPPPPPQQQPGLKRNPKHVDGEKEDQFNGSPPRPQPRGPRTPPGPPPPDDDEDEPMPVTVAGEKEDDVDHREDYFEPISPDRTSVHQEGQYSDEGEVEEEQPEEGEDEEEDVDVEEDEEEDEEDGHTVESIPEEEDEEEEEEDEEEEEEEGEEEEEEGEGDDGYEQISSDEDGIADLERETFKYPSFDIEYTPEDLASVPPVTYEPYERELGPLLYFNCPYKTIFEVEVGKIKDQDPDKENSGAVEASVKLIELLELYQEERGAKWVTALEEIPNLITKGLSFLQVKNTTQDYITQLVDWTMQALNLQVALRQPIALNVRQLKAGTKLVSSLAECGTQGIMGLLHSGVINALFELLFADHVSSSLKLNAFKALDSVISMTEGMEMFLRGGLEVHEKSGYQKLLELILLDQTVRVVTAGSAILQKCHFYEILSDIKKLGDHLAENTPPLPNHMESEQEPDLGLERTNPEYENDVEAPMDMDHLLESSNISEGEVEKLISLLDELFHLMETAPHTMIQPPVKSFPTMARITGPPERDDPYPVLFRYLHSHHFLESITLLLSIPITSAHPGVLQAVRDVLKFLGQSQKGLLFFLSEYEATNLLIRALCQFSDPDQEEGLQSDGGSDDAFALWLLHSTQTLQCISELFCHFQRCTASEETDHSDLLGTFHNLYLITFNPVGRSAVAHVFSLEKNLQSLITLMEYYSKEAIGDSKSKKSVAYNYACILVLLVVQSSSDVQMLEQYSAPLLKLCKADENNTKLQELCKWLEPLKNLRFEINCIPNLIEYIKQNIDSLMTQEGVGLLTALRVLCHVACPPPPVEGQQKDLKWNLAVIQLFSAEGMDTFIRVLQKLNSILIQPWRLHVNMGTTLHRVTTISMARCTLNLLKTMLTELLRGGSFEFKDMRVPSALVSLHMLLCSIPLSGRLDSDEQKIQNDIIDILLTFTQGVNEKLTISEETLANNTWSLMLKEVLSSILRIPEGFFSGLILLSELLPLPLPMQTTQVIEPHDISVALNTRKLWSMHLHVQAKLLQEIVRSFSGSTCQPIQHMLRRICVQLCDLASPTALLIMRTVLDLVVEDLQSTEDKEKQYTGQTTRLLALLDALASHKACKLAILHLVNGTIKGDEKYAEVFQELLALMRSTGDNVIHQQCAEYVTSILQSLCDQDIALILPSSSEGSVSELEQLSNSLPSKELMSLICDCLMETLANAETSYNCLLTCIRTMMFLTEHDYGFYHLKSSLRKRNHALYTVSKRVISIFSKDTGELASSFLDFMRQILNSDTLGCCGDDGSLMEVDGSHPARTLGLTTAELKHLLQNKEETPENLLIELEKHVLEHSKEDDSLESLLDNVAGLRQMLESAGDPCPLSDQDVEPVLSAPDSLQNLFNNRTTYVLADMMDDQLKSMWFSPFQAEEIDTDLDMVKVDLIELSEKGCSDFDLQAELERSFLSEPSSPGRTKTTKGFKLGKHKHETFITSSGKSEYIEPAKRAHVVPPPRGRGRGGFGQGIRPHDIFRQRKQNTSRPPSMHVDDFVAAESKEVVPPDGIPQPKRPPKVSQKISSRGGFSGNRGGRGAFHSQNRFFTPPASKGNYNRREGARGSSWSAQNTPRGTYNESRGGQSNFNRGPLPPLRPLSSAGYRPSPRDRASRGRGGIGPSWASANSGGSGGSRGKFVSGGSGRGRHVRSFTR; encoded by the exons GTCAACACGGATGGATTGGTCCTAAGAGGCTGGTACAACTGTCTGACATTAGCAATATATGGATCAGTTGATAGGGTAATAAGTCATGACAGAGattctcctccaccccctccaccaccacctcctcctccccagcaacAACCAGGTTTGAAAAGAAACCCAAAACATG ttGATGGGGAGAAAGAAGATCAGTTCAATGGGAGCCCTCCAAGACCACAGCCCAGGGGACCAAGGACTCCTCCAGGCCCTCCACCTCctgatgatgatgaagatgagCCCATGCCTGTGACAG TGGCTGGGGAAAAGGAAGATGATGTTGATCACAGGGAGGACTACTTTGAGCCAATTTCTCCTGATCGAACATCCGTTCACCAAGAAGGCCAGTACTCTGATGAAGGGGAGGTAGAGGAGGAGCAGCCAGAAGAaggggaggatgaggaggaagaTGTGGATGTtgaggaagatgaggaagaggacgAGGAGGATGGCCATACAGTAGAGAGTATTCCTGAGGAGgaagacgaggaggaggaggaggaagatgaggaagaggaagaagaggaaggtgaggaggaggaggaggagggtgaag GTGATGATGGCTATGAGCAGATTTCAAGTGATGAAGATGGAATTGCTGATCTGGAACGTGAAACATTTAAGTATCCAAGCTTTGATATTGAATATACTCCTGAGGATCTAGCCTCAGTGCCACCTGTGACATATGAGCCTTATGAAAGAGAGCTTGGACCTCTTTTGTACTTTAATTGTCCTTACAAGACCATATTTGAGGTTGAAGTTGGTAAGATAAAGGATCAAGATCCAGACAAGGAAAATTCAGGGGCAGTGGAAGCCTCAGTTAAGCTAATTGAACTCCTGGAATTATATCAGGAAGAAAGGGGTGCAAAGTGGGTCACAGCTTTAGAAGAAATTCCAAATTTAATAACAAAAGGACTAAGCTTCCTGCAAGTGAAGAACACAACACAGGACTATATTACCCAGTTAGTAGATTGGACAATGCAGGCTTTAAACTTACAGGTAGCTCTCAGGCAGCCTATTGCTTTGAATGTCCGACAGCTTAAAGCTGGAACAAAATTGGTGTCATCGCTAGCAGAATGTGGGACTCAGGGAATCATGGGACTCTTGCATTCAGGAGTTATTAATGCATTATTTGAATTGTTATTTGCAGATCATGTTTCATCTTCCCTTAAACTTAATGCTTTTAAAGCTTTAGATAGTGTTATCAGCATGACTGAGGGAATGGAAATGTTTTTAAGAGGTGGGTTAGAGGTACATGAAAAAAGTGGTTATCAGAAACTCTTGGAGCTCATACTATTAGATCAGACTGTGAGAGTAGTCACTGCAGGTTCTGCAATTCTGCAGAAATGCCATTTCTATGAGATTCTGTCGGACATTAAAAAGCTTGGTGACCACTTAGCGGAGAATACTCCTCCCCTTCCTAATCATATGGAGTCTGAGCAGGAACCAGACCTTGGACTTGAGAGAACCAACCCAGAATATGAAAATGATGTGGAGGCACCTATGGATATGGATCATCTTTTGGAATCTTCTAATATCAGTGAAGGAGAAGTAGAAAAACTTATTAGCCTCTTAGATGAACTCTTTCATTTGATGGAGACTGCACCACATACAATGATTCAGCCACCAGTAAAATCTTTTCCAACAATGGCGCGCATTACAGGACCCCCAGAAAGGGATGATCCATATCCAGTCCTTTTCAG ATACCTTCATAGTCACCATTTCTTGGAATCTATCACCTTGCTACTATCCATTCCAATAACAAGTGCTCATCCTGGTGTGCTTCAGGCTGTCAGAGATGTGTTGAAGTTCCTGGGACAGTCACAAAAAGGTCTCCTCTTCTTCCTGTCTGAGTATGAAGCAACAAACCTGTTGATTAGGGCGCTGTGTCAGTTTTCTGATCCAGATCAAGAAGAAGGTCTCCAATCAGATGGTGGCAGTGATGATGCATTTGCTTTGTGGCTCCTGCATTCAACACAGACACTGCAGTGTATTTCAGAATTATTCTGCCATTTTCAGCGGTGCACAGCCAGTGAGGAAACTGACCATTCAGACCTCTTGGGAACATTTCATAACCTTTACCTGATTACTTTTAACCCTGTTGGAAGATCTGCTGTAGCTCATGTGTTCAGCCTTGAGAAGAACCTCCAAAGTCTTATTACTTTAATGGAATACTATTCCAAAGAAGCTATAGG TGATTCCAAGTCCAAGAAGTCGGTAGCCTATAATTATGCATGCATACTTGTTTTGCTGGTGGTTCAGTCTTCCAGTGATGTCCAAATGCTGGAACAGTACTCAGCGCCTTTATTGAAGCTTTGTAAGGCAGATGAAAATAACACCAAATTGCAAG AGCTCTGCAAGTGGCTTGaacctttgaaaaatcttagATTTGAAATTAATTGTATCCCAAATCTCATTGAATATATTAAACAG aATATTGATAGTTTGATGACCCAGGAAGGAGTTGGTCTTCTTACTGCACTCCGTGTTCTTTGTCATGTTGCATGCCCGCCACCTCCTGTTGAAG GTCAACAGAAGGATCTTAAATGGAACCTTGCAGTTATTCAGCTCTTTTCTGCTGAAGGAATGGACACCTTCATTCGGGTTCTGCAAAAGTTGAACAGTATTCTTATTCAGCCTTGGAGGCTCCATGTCAACATGGGAACCACACTTCATAGAGTTACTACCATTTCCATGGCACGATGTACACTTAATCTCCTTAAAACGATGTTAACTGAGCTCCTGAGAGGTGGATCTTTTGAATTTAAAGACATGCGTGTTCCTTCAGCACTTGTTTCTTTACATATGCTTCTGTGTTCTATCCCCCTCTCAGGCCGTTTAGATAGTGATGAACAAAAAATTCAGAATGACATTATTGATATTTTATTGACCTTTACCCAGGGAGTTAATGAAAAACTTACAATTTCAGAAGAAACTTTGGCCAATAATACTTGGTCTTTAATGTTAAAGGAGGTCCTCTCTTCAATTTTGCGAATTCCTGAAGGATTTTTCTCTGGACTTATACTGCTTTCAGAATTGCTGCCTCTTCCATTGCCCATGCAAACAACTCAG GTTATTGAACCACATGATATATCGGTGGCACTCAACACCAGAAAACTCTGGAGCATGCATCTCCATGTTCAGGCCAAATTGCTACAGGAAATAGTTCGATCATTCTCTGGTTCAACTTGTCAGCCTATTCAGCATATGCTGAGGCGTATCTGTGTTCAGTTGTGTGACTTGGCATCACCAACTGCTCTTCTTATCATGAGGACTGTTTTGGATCTGGTTGTAGAAGATCTACAAAG TACAGAAGATAAAGAGAAACAGTACACTGGCCAGACTACCCGATTACTTGCTTTACTTGATGCCCTGGCTTCACACAAAGCTTGTAAATTAGCTATTTTGCATCTGGTTAATGGAACTATTAAAGGTGATGAGAAGTATGCAGAAGTGTTCCAGGAGCTGTTGGCTTTAATGAGATCTACTGGGGACAATGTTATTCACCAGCAATGTGCTGAATATGTAACATCCATTTTGCAGTCCCTCTGTGATCAG GACATAGCACTAATTTTGCCAAGTTCCTCAGAGGGATCTGTTTCTGAATTAGAACAGCTTTCCAATTCATTACCAAGCAAGGAATTGATGTCCTTAATCTGTGACTGTCTGATGGAAACACTTGCTAATGCAGAGACCAGTTATAATTGTCTCCTGACATGTATCAGGACAATGATGTTCCTTACAGAGCATGATTATGGATTCTACCACTTAAAGAG CTCTCTAAGAAAACGCAACCATGCTCTGTATACTGTATCAAAGCGAGTAATAAGTATCTTTAGTAAGGATACAGGTGAACTGGCTTCTTCTTTTTTGGATTTTATGAGACAAATTCTAAACTCCGACACACTG GGATGTTGTGGAGATGATGGAAGTCTTATGGAAGTAGATGGTTCCCATCCAGCCAGAACACTGGGTCTTACTACTGCAGAGTTAAAACATTTATTACAGAATAAAGAAGAAACTCCAGAAAATTTGCTCATTGAACTGGAGAAACATGTTTTG GAACATTCTAAAGAAGATGACAGCCTTGAATCCTTATTGGACAATGTAGCTGGACTTCGGCAGATGCTGGAATCAGCAGGCGATCCTTGTCCTCTGAGTGACCAAGATGTAGAACCAGTTCTTTCTGCACCAGACTCTCTCCAGAATCTGTTTAATAATAG GACAACATATGTGTTGGCAGATATGATGGATGACCAGCTGAAATCTATGTGGTTCTCACCATTCCAGGCTGAAGAAATTGACACTGATCTGGATATG GTAAAAGTTGACTTAATTGAACTGTCAGAGAAAGGCTGCAGTGACTTTGACTTGCAAGCAGAACTGGAGAGATCATTTTTGTCAGAACCTTCATCTCCTGGTAGGACGAAAACCACAAAAGGGTTTAAACTTGGCAAACACAAGCATGAGACGTTTATAACGTCAAG TGGAAAATCTGAGTACATTGAACCTGCAAAGAGAGCACATGTTGTGCCACCTCCTAGAGGAAGAGGCCGGGGAGGATTTGGACAAGGTATTCGACCACATGATATCTTTCGTCAAAGGAAACAGAATACAAGCAGACCACCTTCTATGCATGTGGACGATTTTGTTGCTGCAGAGAGCAAAGAAGTGGTCCCTCCAGATGGGATACCACAACCTAAAAGGCCACCAAAAGTATCCCAGAAGATATCTTCACGTGGCGGATTCTCAGGGAATCGTGGAGGACGGGGAGCTTTTCACAGTCAGAACAGATTCTTTACACCACCTGCTTCAAAAG GAAATTACAATCGTCGTGAAGGAGCCCGGGGTTCAAGCTGGAGTGCACAAAATACACCACGAGGCACCTACAATGAAAGCAGAGGGGGTCAAAGCAATTTTAATAGGGGCCCTCTGCCACCATTGAGGCCATTAAGTTCtgcag gCTATCGACCCAGTCCTCGTGATCGTGCTTCCAGAGGCCGTGGTGGAATTGGACCGTCTTGGGCGAGTGCTAATAGTGGTGGTAGCGGTGGCTCAAGAGGAAAGTTTGTTAGTGGAGGCAGTGGAAGAGGTCGTCATGTACGTTCCTTCACACGATAA